One stretch of Passer domesticus isolate bPasDom1 chromosome 2, bPasDom1.hap1, whole genome shotgun sequence DNA includes these proteins:
- the GJA3 gene encoding gap junction alpha-3 protein, which produces MGDWSFLGRLLENAQEHSTVIGKVWLTVLFIFRILVLGAAAEEVWGDEQSDFTCNTQQPGCENVCYDKAFPISHIRFWVLQIIFVSTPTLIYLGHVLHIVRMEEKRKEKEELKKKGSSKDGNYPVAAASGSGGGGGSNNAKDQSIVKRGKEKLPIRDERGRIRMGGALLRTYVFNIIFKTLFEVGFIVGQYFLYGFELKPVYQCSRSPCPHTVDCFISRPTEKTIFIIFMLVVASVSLLLNMLEIYHLGWKKLKQGMTSQYILEMPVATMTPVMVTGESKPVSLPPPAPPVVVTAATPAPVLPDTRAVTPLLAPVTMASYYATAAPRPRPPSNTTSMASYPAAPQVPEERHRAVTPTPISTPVTIPTPIPTPTPAVINYFNSSSRALTSEQNWANVAAEHQGKVSSSSAGSSTPSSVRHPLPEQEEPLEQLLPPPAVLPIAAANSGSSASLSGASGSKWDVEGEVELSGARPVSAACTTVEMHEPPLLVDARRLSRASEARGEKCNSIATPKRSLREQPLHPGSPGLRKQNYSSQVALLRSA; this is translated from the exons ATGGGTGACTGGAGCTTTCTGGGGAGACTGTTAGAGAATGCGCAGGAGCACTCCACGGTTATTGGCAAGGTTTGGCTGACGGTACTGTTTATCTTCAGGATCCtggtgctgggggctgctgctgaggaggtcTGGGGAGACGAGCAGTCGGACTTTACGTGCAACACTCAGCAACCTGGTTGCGAAAATGTTTGCTATGACAAAGCCTTCCCCATTTCTCACATCCGCTTCTGGGTGCTGCAGATCATTTTTGTCTCCACTCCGACCCTCATCTACCTGGGCCATGTCCTGCACATTGTACGCATggaggagaagaggaaagagaaagaggagctgAAAAAGAAGGGAAGCAGCAAAGATGGCAACTACCCAGtagcagcagcatctggcagCGGTGGTGGAGGAGGCAGTAATAATGCCAAAGATCAATCTATTGTCAAAAGGGGGAAGGAGAAGCTCCCAATCCGTGACGAACGTGGCAGAATCCGTATGGGGGGTGCCTTGCTCCGTACCTATGTCTTCAATATCATATTCAAGACACTGTTTGAGGTGGGCTTCATTGTGGGCCAGTACTTCCTATATGGCTTCGAGCTAAAGCCGGTCTACCAGTGCAGCCGCTCACCTTGTCCACACACTGTGGACTGCTTCATCTCGAGGCCCACTGAGAAGACAatcttcatcatcttcatgTTGGTGGTGGCCTCAGTCTCCCTGCTGCTGAACATGCTTGAGATATATCACTTGGGGTGGAAGAAGCTTAAGCAGGGCATGACAAGCCAGTACATCCTAGAGATGCCTGTCGCAACAATGACACCAGTTATGGTAACAGGGGAGTCCAAACCTGTTTCCCTGCCTCCGCCAGCACCACCAGTGGTGGTCACGGCTGCCACACCGGCCCCCGTTCTGCCTGACACCCGCGCTGTCACACCGCTGCTGGCCCCAGTGACCATGGCATCGTACTATGCCACAGCTGCTCCAAGACCACGGCCCCCCTCCAACACGACGTCCATGGCAAgctatcctgctgctccccaagTTCCTGAGGAGAGGCACCGTGCTGTGACTCCCACGCCCATCTCCACTCCCGTCACCATCCCGACCCCCATCCCCACGCCCACGCCAGCCGTCATCAACTACTTCAACAGCAGCAGCCGTGCCCTGACATCCGAGCAGAACTGGGCCAACGTGGCAGCTGAGCACCAGGGGAAGGTTTCCTCCAGCTCAGCAGGCTCCTCTACCCCCAGCAGCGTCCGGCATCCCCTTCCTGAGCAGGAAGAGCCACTGGAGCAGCTACTCCCACCCCCGGCTGTGCTGCCCATTGCTGCAGCCAACAGCGGCAGCAGCGCCAGCCTGAGCGGGGCGAGCGGCAGCAAGTGGGATGTGGAGGGCGAGGTGGAGCTGTCGGGGGCACGGCCCGTCTCGGCGGCCTGCACCACGGTGGAGATGCACGAGCCACCGCTGCTCGTAGACGCGCGGCGCCTGAGCAGGGCCA GTGAAGCTCGGGGGGAGAAATGTAACTCTATTGCAACCCCTAAGAGAAGTCTGAGAGAGCAGCCTCTGCATCCAGGCAGTCCTGGTCTGAGAAAGCAAAACTACAGCTCACAGGTTGCGCTTTTAAGATCAGCTTAA